In the Heterodontus francisci isolate sHetFra1 chromosome 8, sHetFra1.hap1, whole genome shotgun sequence genome, one interval contains:
- the LOC137373148 gene encoding uncharacterized protein KIAA0040 homolog, with protein MLEHVYSFIDSMWDLIITKHSEGVYNSVCLAILLILPLLLLILAVCLCCQVCCCSQESCCKCCHRRQETSRKKKLDDLWIPSQPQPIMMESLSVPV; from the coding sequence ATGCTGGAACATGTGTACTCATTCATTGATTCAATGTGGGACTTGATCATCACCAAACACTCCGAGGGGGTGTATAACTCTGTCTGCCTGGCAATCCTGTTGATTCTGCCCCTGTTGCTGCTGATTCTTGCTGTATGCCTCTGCTGCCAGGTGTGTTGCTGTAGCCAGGAGTCCTGCTGCAAGTGTTGTCATCGGCGACAAGAGACAAGTAGGAAGAAAAAATTGGATGACCTTTGGATTCCAAGCCAGCCACAGCCCATCATGATGGAGAGCCTCTCAGTGCCAGTGTAA
- the abt1 gene encoding activator of basal transcription 1 — protein MEAAGGAEPGSGNPLEAETPGPSHPVIPGMGLDAAPARVPIPGVLYLGHIPPRLRPRQVRRMMSAYGEVGRVFLQQEDQKHGGRVSQRKRRAASRGKNFTEGWVEFQDKAVAKRVARSLHNTPIGTRKRSRFHDDLWNVKYLHRFKWIHLSERLAYEKLIGRQRMRAEVSQAKRETSFFLQNVEKSKGLEKLQEMKRRKGQEWQEKSWHFQQRATEAEIQASKAGLSKGRELEKAAELHRKSQSNVALLAKIFNPTTGQE, from the exons atggaggCCGCGGGCGGAGCGGAGCCCGGGTCCGGGAATCCGCTGGAGGCTGAGACGCCAGGGCCTAGTCATCCCGTGATCCCCGGAATGGGACTTGATGCCGCCCCGGCCCGGGTCCCGATCCCCGGCGTTCTCTACCTCGGTCACATCCCCCCCCGATTGCGGCCCAGACAGGTCCGGAGAATGATGTCGGCCTACGGGGAGGTCGGGAGAGTGTTCCTGCAACAAGAAGACCAAAAAcacg GTGGACGCGTGTCCCAAAGGAAGAGAAGGGCCGCGAGTCGAGGGAAGAACTTTACTGAGGGCTGGGTGGAGTTCCAGGACAAGGCCGTAGCCAAAAGGGTGGCCAGGAGTCTCCACAACACGCCGATTGGGACCCGCAAACGCAGCCGCTTCCATGACGACTTGTGGAACGTAAAG TACCTGCACCGCTTCAAGTGGATTCACCTCAGTGAACGTCTGGCCTATGAGAAGTTGATTGGTCGACAGAGGATGCGGGCAGAGGTCTCCCAGGCCAAGCGCGAGACCAGCTTCTTCCTCCAGAATGTGGAGAAGAGCAAGGGCCTGGAGAAGCTCCAGGAGATGAAAAGGAGGAAAGGACAGGAGTGGCAAGAGAAGAGCTGGCACTTCCAGCAACGGGCCACCGAGGCAGAGATCCAGGCCAGCAAAGCTGGCCTGAGCAAGGGCAGGGAGCTCGAGAAGGCAGCTGAGCTCCACAGGAAATCCCAGTCCAATGTCGCGCTCCTTGCCAAGATCTTCAACCCCACCACAGGACAGGAGTAG